The proteins below come from a single Yamadazyma tenuis chromosome 5, complete sequence genomic window:
- the TIF1 gene encoding translation initiation factor eIF4A (COG:J; EggNog:ENOG503NUYA), whose product MSGGIQEVDANLIETNYDNVVYSFDELNLKENIVRGIFGYGYEAPSAIQQRAILPITEGKDVLAQAQSGTGKTATFTISALQRIDENSKTTQALILAPTRELALQIQNVVSHIGLYLNVTVHACIGGTSTRDDIEAFKSGVQIVVGTPGRVFDMIERRFFKTEKIKMFILDEADEMLSSGFTEQIYNIFRLLPKETQVVLLSATMPQDVLEVTTKFMQNPVRILVKKDELTLEGIKQFFINVEKEEYKFDCLCDLYDSISVTQTVIFCNTRAKVEYLTNKLRAENFTVSAIHAELQQSERDTIMNEFRSGSSRILIATDLLARGIDIQQVSLVINYDLPANKENYIHRIGRGGRFGRKGVAINFVTDNDVGMMREIERFYSTQIEELPADIEGPSHPIAPQFYTKMEDTASQANTFVDEQNLTGFLQKQTVVRKTIRQTHLMNQLDKLVYFLAVYQLVKYCHSASLVPVVCHIIVQKLLSSEQFFSTSSESDSRDFLSFINDLEILNRENDVDEASRDRIVSGIVAKVCATIYWKAVLMVAYHIGFVCYWLKPIFDSGNINIDNGTWWFVSFIGEHRPIDDWDSLGYSSKVARLGLFGLLLSDLLILFIQLVLFQAVYKQSTASPVGRSVDEVEIEILRRKTDVGGAKDPHYETEDTIPTALKVRLYETFNMSSFVPSRA is encoded by the exons ATGTCCGGAGGTATCCAAGAAGTCGACgccaacttgattgaaacCAACTACGACAACGTCGTATACTCGTTCGATgaattgaacttgaaagaaaacaTCGTTAGAGGTATTTTCGGTTACGGTTACGAAGCGCCATCGGCCATTCAACAAAGAGCTATTTTACCAATCACAGAAGGTAAAGATGTGTTGGCCCAAGCCCAGTCCGGTACCGGTAAGACTGCTACCTTCACCATCTCCGCTTTACAAAGAATCGATGAAAACTCCAAGACTACCCAAGCTTTGATCTTGGCCCCAACCAGAGAATTGGCCTTGCAAATTCAAAACGTCGTCAGCCACATTGGTTTGTACTTGAACGTCACCGTTCACGCCTGTATCGGTGGTACATCCACTAGAGACGATATTGAAGCCTTCAAGTCCGGTGTTCAAATTGTCGTTGGTACTCCAGGTAGAGTTTTCGACATGATTgaaagaagattctttAAGACCGAGAAGATTAAGATGTtcattttggatgaagccGATGAAATGTTGTCTTCTGGTTTCACCGAACAAATCTATAACATTTTCAGATTATTGCCAAAGGAAactcaagttgttttgTTATCTGCCACCATGCCCCAAGACGTGTTGGAAGTTACCACCAAGTTTATGCAAAACCCTGTGAGAATTTTGGTTAAGAAGGATGAATTGACCTTGGAAGGTATTAAgcaattcttcatcaatgttgaaaaggaagaatACAAGTTTGACTGTTTGTGTGACTTGTACGACTCGATCTCTGTCACCCAAACTGTTATTTTCTGTAACACCAGAGCTAAGGTTGAATACTTGaccaacaagttgagagCCGAAAACTTTACTGTTTCTGCTATCCACGCCGAATTACAACAAAGTGAAAGAGACACCATCATGAACGAATTCAGATCTGGTTCTTCTAGAATCTTGATCGCTACCGATTTGTTGGCCAGAGGTATTGATATCCAACAAGTGTCATTGGTTATCAACTACGACTTACCTGCCAACAAGGAAAACTACATCCACAGAATTGGTAGAGGTGGTAGATTTGGTAGAAAGGGTGTTGCTATCAACTTTGTTACCGATAACGATGTTGGTATGATGagagaaattgaaagattCTACTCCactcaaattgaagaattaCCTGCTGATATTG AGGGTCCCAGTCACCCCATCGCCCCTCAGTTCTATACCAAAATGGAGGACACGGCGTCTCAGGCCAAtacttttgtggatgagCAGAATTTGACGGGATTCCTCCAGAAACAAACGGTGGTCAGAAAGACCATCAGGCAAACCCATTTGATGAATCAACTAGACAAATTGGTGTACTTTTTGGCTGTGTACCAGTTGGTAAAGTACTGCCATCTGGCCAGTCTCGTACCGGTGGTCTGCCATATTATAGTACAGAAGCTCTTGAGCAGTGAACAGTTTTTCTCCACCAGTTCTGAGTCCGACTCAAGGGATTTTTTAAGCTTtatcaatgacttggagaTCCTCAACAGAGAAAATGACGTTGATGAAGCAAGCAGAGATCGTATAGTATCCGGAATCGTTGCCAAGGTCTGTGCCACTATCTATTGGAAAGCGGTGCTTATGGTGGCTTATCACATTGGTTTCGTGTGCTACTGGCTCAAACCCATTTTTGACCTGGGGAACATCAATATAGACAATGGCACCTGGTGGTTTGTGTCTTTCATAGGCGAGCACCGGCCCATTGACGACTGGGACCTGTTGGGATATTCTAGTAAAGTGGCACGTTTGGGTCTATTTGGACTCTTATTATCGGACTTACTTATCTTATTTATCCAATTGGTATTGTTCCAAGCGGTCTATAAGCAGTCGACAGCGTCACCCGTGGGAAGGAgtgttgatgaagtagAGATTGAAATTCTCAGAAGAAAGACTGATGTGGGAGGTGCAAAAGACCCTCACTACGAAACCGAAGACACAATTCCTACGGCTTTGAAGGTAAGACTTTACGAGACGTTCAATATGTCTTCGTTCGTGCCCCTGCGGGCATAG
- a CDS encoding uncharacterized protein (EggNog:ENOG503NUF6; COG:S), whose protein sequence is MIKQILLKRALPQPLGAAQSILKRGLMTRPATSAKSSPLHRQLTLNNRVIQGFIRMNSQAPKPQSDGEPAKDKADGAVPPKSGSEAVVEVAQKKTLWEKVKHEAHHYWDGTKLLGYEIKVSTKLMVKVFAGYGLSRRESNQLQRTLADLVRLVPFAALILIPFAELLIPVIVRIFPNFLPSTYESTSDRKKKNAKLYKAKKAASQYIKQTMEESGLKLSKINDKEREAFVSFFDTLSMGKQPSREHLTQVARLFKNDQVLDNLSRPQLLAMAKYMNITPFGTDSILRYQIRHTLLNIIKDDKAIDYEGVESLTIQELKYACQQRGIKTVNVSPGRLRDDLTTWLDLRLRQKIPSTLLILSSTYTYGENSHDIESYYDALLAVLSAIPDEVYNVAKLELSDDSKLKLDILKEQDELINEENLREKDTVTHVKDEIKLDELEEAAEGGIQSEPENVSAAVEEAQQSTKSEETKSEETKDQPEPISTAKSSEKSRPTASM, encoded by the coding sequence ATGATAAAGcagattttgttgaagaggGCATTGCCCCAACCTTTGGGAGCAGCCCAGTCCATTCTTAAACGAGGTTTGATGACCAGACCCGCCACCAGTGCCAAATCATCCCCTTTGCACCGGCAATTGACACTCAATAACCGTGTGATTCAAGGGTTTATTCGGATGAATTCTCAAGCCCCAAAACCCCAGAGCGACGGAGAACCCGCAAAGGACAAGGCGGATGGCGCCGTCCCACCCAAGTCCGGGTCCGAAGcagtggtggaagtggCCCAAAAAAAGACCTTGTGGGAAAAAGTCAAGCACGAAGCTCACCATTATTGGGACGGTACCAAATTGTTGGGATACGAAATCAAGGtttccaccaagttgatggtCAAGGTATTTGCCGGTTACGGGCTTTCCCGTAGAGAGAGCAACCAGTTACAAAGAACGTTGGCAGATTTGGTGAGATTGGTGCCGTTTGCCGCATTAATTCTTATTCCGTTTGCTGAATTGTTGATTCCAGTAATCGTCCGTATTTTCCCCAACTTTTTGCCGTCCACGTACGAGTCTACCAGTGAtagaaagaaaaagaatGCCAAGTTGTACAAGGCTAAAAAAGCTGCATCTCAGTACATTAAGCAGACGATGGAGGAAAGTGGGCTCAAGTTGAGCAAAATCAATGACAAGGAAAGAGAGGCGTTTGTGTCATTTTTTGACACCTTGTCGATGGGAAAGCAACCTTCCAGGGAGCACTTAACCCAGGTGGCTCGGTTATTCAAAAATGATCAGGTTTTGGATAACTTGTCGAGACCTCAGTTATTGGCCATGGCCAAGTATATGAACATCACTCCATTTGGTACCGACTCAATTTTGCGGTACCAGATCAGGCACAcgttgttgaacatcatCAAGGACGATAAGGCCATCGACTACGAGGGGGTCGAATCCCTCACCATCCAAGAATTAAAGTATGCTTGTCAACAAAGAGGTATCAAGACCGTGAATGTTTCACCCGGTAGATTGAGAGATGATTTGACCACCTGGTTGGACTTGCGATTGAGACAAAAGATCCCTtccaccttgttgattttgtcgTCCACCTACACTTATGGGGAAAATTCCCATGATATCGAATCGTACTACGACGCTCTTTTAGCTGTTTTGAGTGCTATTCCCGACGAGGTCTACAATGTGGCCAAATTGGAGTTATCGGACGACTctaagttgaagttggatatcttgaaggaaCAGGATGAGTTGATTAACGAAGAAAACTTGAGAGAAAAAGACACCGTTACCCATGTGAAGgatgaaatcaagttggacgagttggaagaagcGGCCGAAGGTGGAATCCAGCTGGAGCCTGAGAATGTTTCTGCTGCCGTGGAAGAAGCCCAACAGCTGACCAAGTCGGAAGAAACCAAGTCggaagaaaccaaagacCAACCTGAACCGATTTCAACTGCCAAATCATCTGAAAAACTGAGGCCGACTGCCAGTATGTGA
- the txl1 gene encoding Thioredoxin-like protein 1 (EggNog:ENOG503NYV7; COG:O), with product MSGVQFVKSKADFQLYLSNNKYLIANFTASWCGPCQAIKPLVDDLYAEPLYGKLEIVRIDLDANQELATQYNVTAVPTFLFFENGEVVDTVRGASAKLKDSFEQLRAKADSDPTAIARAGNATTSAAPAPASSAALKEIVSFIPKGYSVLNDNVHFGDFEALNTQALNSNTSIKDVFDLSKPSTSVFSDADSQILLYVPLTHISKIYSILIKTKKPVQVSETTLLDEDDAEETQLPNLIKVWGNKLNILAFEDAAGDNAAPHIEKLSLPDEEGWYECRLKFVRFQNVQSLNLFFDGDDDDFHTVIDKIAIVGLGGEQKDQNIIDKLRGEDQ from the coding sequence ATGTCAGGTGTTCAGTTTGTCAAGTCGAAGGCTGACTTCCAATTGTATctcagcaacaacaagtaTCTCATTGCCAACTTCACCGCCTCCTGGTGTGGGCCGTGTCAGGCCATCAAGCCTCTAGTCGATGATCTCTACGCCGAACCACTCTACGGTAAATTGGAGATTGTCAGAATTGATTTAGACGCCAACCAGGAGTTGGCCACCCAGTACAACGTCACGGCGGTGCCCACGTTTCTTTTCTTCGAGAACGGCGAGGTGGTCGACACCGTGAGAGGTGCTTCggccaaattgaaggaTTCATTTGAACAGTTGAGGGCAAAAGCTGATTCTGATCCCACCGCCATTGCCAGAGCAGGAAATGCTACCACCAGTGCTGCACCCGCACCCGCTTCTTCTGCTgccttgaaggaaatcgTGCTGTTTATCCCCAAAGGTTATCTGGTGTTGAATGATAATGTCCACTTTGGGGATTTTGAGGCTTTAAACACCCAGGCCCTCAACTCTAATACCAGCATCAAAGATGTGTTTGACCTCTCCAAGCCGTCGACTTCTGTTTTCTCGGATGCCGATTCCCAGATCTTGTTGTACGTGCCCTTGACGCATATCTCCAAAATATACTCCATTCTCATCAAGACCAAGAAGCCTGTTCAAGTGAGTGAAACCACCTTGTTGGACGAGGACGACGCCGAGGAAACCCAATTgcccaacttgatcaaagtaTGGGGCAACAAGCTCAATATCTTGGCATTTGAAGATGCGGCCGGCGATAATGCTGCTCCTCACATCGAGAAGTTATCATTGCCAGATGAGGAAGGATGGTATGAGTGCAGATTGAAATTTGTACGGTTCCAAAACGTGCAAAGTTTGAACCTTTTCTTCGACGGGGACGATGATGACTTCCATACTGTCATCGACAAGATTGCCATTGTGGGACTTGGAGGAGAACAGAAAGATCAGAATATCATTGACAAGCTTAGAGGTGAAGATCAGTGA
- a CDS encoding uncharacterized protein (EggNog:ENOG503P62D; COG:S) encodes MLPSQFDPSSLSAVDGNGFDFDTVLSLDSYRSSGRESTAVESVQSHSQDYDEADLKKARELAGMLLDSKRTYLQEHKLLDIRGMEDAFNATDNSKMMTIPKATYLRAERVKATLSLKYIVIDRTYSHQDTIKFPGVDGVYNPLQIIRNRKLRAKYREPPQSITFKTMPLASTAFSSKNIAGKQRPWRLMWAVELNELVGDQAWRMGHIYELKKRNGDLWFPKSSGLSIGSGKVAKARKHEGRLKMKNRLHDKLFVDDDTESGDTKSMVSDQSETSGKSRRSSNLSPLTELKTGRRDRLKTKVRKTLRGSHESGSGSEVEESIQGDESVEIKEEINPYVASKDDLNISSRPFQTELEAPFSSLSNIKFKPTEGKRNETDVVEITEPDLEQPVSLKPQIESLDIQFKKISNNQRFFRNSTIVKLHFLANIYPQLFESACSRIDELTNTTIPRLNQLMVDINDDTIPTYDLQCSTILNEIKSLTLIINDDYSIKIDNLLTSSDRLLAEINTSLSLELRKVDEKLDRLNNSLFGNNFVGKLDLHQNQKISMNESGNYRIKTLSLLYYGLSG; translated from the exons ATGTTGCCCAGCCAGTTTGACCCACTGCTGTTATCGGCGGTGGATGGGAACGGGTTTGATTTCGATACAGTTTTATCCCTCGACTCGTACCGCTCCAGCGGCAGGGAGAGCACGGCGGTGGAAAGCGTTCAGAGCCACTCGCAGGACTACGACGAGgctgacttgaagaaggccCGCGAGTTGGCAGGAATGCTTTTAGATTCAAAGCGAACGTACCTCCAAGAACACAAACTACTAGATATTAGGGGAATGGAGGACGCCTTCAATGCCACCGATAACTCCAAGATGATGACCATCCCGAAGGCAACGTACCTCCGAGCCGAGCGGGTCAAGGCGACGCTATCACTAAAATACATTGTGATTGACCGTACTTACTCACACCAAGATACGATTAAGTTCCCAGGGGTGGATGGAGTCTACAACCCGCTCCAGATCATTCGGAACCGTAAGTTGCGGGCCAAGTACCGCGAGCCGCCCCAGCTGATTACGTTCAAGACCATGCCATTGGCGTCCACCGCTTTCAGCTCCAAGAATATTGCCGGCAAACAGAGACCCTGGAGGTTGATGTGGGCCGTCGAATTGAACGAGCTCGTGGGAGACCAAGCGTGGAGAATGGGGCATATCTacgagttgaagaagcGCAACGGCGACCTCTGGTTCCCCAAATCTTCGGGACTCTCTATTGGCTCGGGAAAAGTTGCAAAGGCTCGCAAGCACGAGGGCaggttgaagatgaagaataGGCTCCACGACAAGCTTTTTGTGGACGATGACACAGAGTCGGGAGatacaaaatcaatggtgTCAGACCAGTCGGAGACTTCTGGTAAGTCGAGGAGGTCTTCCAACTTGTCGCCGTTGACGGAGCTCAAGACAGGGAGACGAGACAGACTAAAGACGAAGGTGCGTAAGACTTTGAGAGGCTCTCACGAGTCGGGGTCAGGGTCGGAGGTGGAAGAGTCAATCCAGGGGGATGAACTggttgaaatcaaggaagaaataAACCCTTATGTTGCTTCAAAAGACGATTTGAATATCCTGTCGAGACCTTTTCAGACAGAACTTGAGGCTCCTTTCTCGTCCTTGAgcaacatcaagttcaagccGACGGAAGGAAAGAGAAATGAGACCGATGTAGTAGAAATTACAGAGCCTGACCTCGAGCAGCCGGTATCACTCAAGCCCCAAATAGAAAGTCTCGATATCCAATTCAAAAAGATTTCCAATAACCAGAGATTCTTCAGAAACTCTACCATTGTAAAGTTGCATTTTCTTGCAAACATATACCCACAGCTCTTTGAGTCTGCGTGCTCCAGAATTGACGAATTAACCAACACTACGATACCCCGGTTAAATCAATTGATGGTGGATATCAACGATGATACGATTCCTACGTACGACTTGCAATGCTCAACGATTTTGAACGaaatcaagtcattgaccCTCATCATTAATGACGATTATTCCATCAAAATCGACAACTTGCTTACTAGCAGTGATCGTTTACTTGCTGAGATAAACACTTCGCTATCACTAGAGCTCAGAAAAGTCGACGAAAAGCTCGACCGATTGAACAACTCGCTTTTCGGCAACAACTTTGTGGGAAAACTAGACTTGcaccaaaaccagaaaatATCTATGAACGAATCGGGCAACTACAGAATA AAAACTTTATCGTTATTGTATTACGGGTTATCTGGATAG
- a CDS encoding phospho-2-dehydro-3-deoxyheptonate aldolase (COG:E; EggNog:ENOG503P2BM), producing the protein MNSLKSAYDSLHKEEGVEEKTLEKINSDTNLKYRDVAGAKPTKAILAPNWVYGTTSPRRPTSSVGSGLLLASNGHIAVPSPEVIQNYLYPISPTLQQKILKYRTNLSQLMTSSLDSSTADRPLLVLVGPSAIKNSNQIKACSQWIGTLLGKRFQYTPTQCASEVQQIFNSTYKPANLMLSMRANLSQYTTPYAEFDQIQSFAGSVSTFEVSHGMPYCRALLDDLCEICPIVGDISDTLTPQYLSDLFCYGLVSSTLIESQLHRELVSGVSFPVGFSTSDSNLSFDKLMYKHKLQSGLDAMFASTQPHQFLSVTKLGTATVVGTTGNDETFILVEVNTDLTLEDVQECIDKVYSDKPLRLHYPRIMLDVGKLSADDYDHKLDVVATLLSSSSYYKSTILGVVVDSGDDYVPTSYKSDLTQTGFAAASDDNANHDEGFEEMKRYFTRNSLGSTDTVSYDESMQESSFEYFINANKFISQLDKLKSQNSYS; encoded by the coding sequence ATGAACTCCCTAAAGTCCGCCTATGACTCGCTCCACAAAGAGGAGGGGGTTGAAGAGAAAACCTTGGAAAAAATCAATAGCGATACAAATCTCAAATACCGAGATGTCGCCGGTGCTAAACCCACTAAAGCCATATTGGCTCCCAATTGGGTTTATGGAACCACTTCACCAAGGCGCCCTACTTCCTCGGTGGGATCTGGACTTCTTTTGGCCTCCAACGGCCATATAGCTGTTCCTCTGCCTGAAGTGATACAAAACTACTTATATccgatatcaccaactttgCAACAGAAGATCCTCAAGTACAGAACGAATTTATCGCAGTTGATGACTTCCCTGTTAGACTCGCTGACAGCTGACAGGCCGTTGTTGGTGCTTGTCGGTCCAAGTGccatcaaaaactccaaTCAGATCAAAGCATGCTCCCAGTGGATCGGTACTTTGTTGGGCAAAAGATTTCAGTATACACCTACCCAATGTGCTTCTGAAGTCCAGcaaatcttcaattccacTTACAAACCGGCAAACTTAATGTTGTCTATGAGAGCAAACTTATCTCAGTACACCACTCCATATGCTGAGTTTGACCAGATCCAGTCATTCGCTGGCAGTGTAAGTACTTTTGAGGTCAGTCATGGAATGCCCTACTGTCGAGCCTTGTTGGACGATTTGTGTGAAATCTGTCCGATTGTGGGAGATATTAGTGATACCCTTACGCCTCAGTATTTATCTGACTTGTTCTGTTACGGGCTCGTAAGTTCAACATTAATTGAATCTCAGTTGCATCGTGAATTGGTGTCTGGTGTATCATTTCCTGTGGGGTTCAGCACCTCAGACTCCAACCTTTCTTTCGATAAACTCATGTataaacacaaacttcaGTCGGGCTTGGATGCGATGTTTGCAAGTACTCAACCGCATCAGTTCTTGTCTGTCACCAAATTGGGAACTGCTACGGTGGTGGGAACTACAGGAAACGATGAGACGTTTatcttggtggaagttAATACCGATCTAACTCTTGAAGACGTCCAAGAGTGTATTGATAAGGTGTATTCCGATAAGCCGTTGCGTCTCCACTATCCTAGAATCATGTTAGATGTGGGAAAGCTTTCAGCCGATGATTATGATCACAAGTTGGATGTGGTGGCTACGCTTCTAAGCTCACTGTCTTATTATAAAAGTACTATTCTTGgggtggttgttgatagtGGTGACGACTACGTTCCAACCTCGTACAAATCAGATTTGACCCAAACCGGTTTTGCTGCTGCCTCCGATGACAATGCAAACCATGACGaaggttttgaagaaatgaaaCGGTACTTTACAAGAAATCTGCTAGGGTCTACTGACACTGTTTCTTATGATGAATCAATGCAGGAATCATCGTTCGAGTACTTCATCAATGCAAATAAATTTATTTCCCAGTTGGATAAACTAAAGTCTCAAAACAGTTATAGCTAA